The proteins below come from a single Pontibaca methylaminivorans genomic window:
- the hrpB gene encoding ATP-dependent helicase HrpB, whose amino-acid sequence MTAPSAPPAPLPIEPALPGLVAALRRTRRAVLEAPPGAGKTTRVPLALLDSGLIPQGQRIIMLEPRRLAARAAAERMAETLGEIAGGRVGYRMRGAVRVSRDTRIEVVTEGVLTRMLQAQPDLPGVACVIFDEFHERSLNADLGLALCLEVAGALREDLHLLAMSATLDAGPVAELMQAPLVTARGQSFAVSTHWLDTPLAGDARRLDALADLVLRAERESRAMGGGLLVFLPGEREIRRTTALLAPRLPAGCSLHPLYGALPFAQQRAAIAPARTGRKIVLATSIAETSLTLPDIRVVVDAGLARRARFDPGSGMSRLVTEPASRAEIAQRRGRAGRVAEGRCYRLWSRGQEGALPGFPPPEIAVADLAPLALDLAEWGADAADLSFLTPPPDTALAGARRILAQLGALDGARITDHGRVLSAMPLHPRLAHMLMTAGRDAAMFAALLAARDPLRGAPADLALRLAALNGRHGATRQPFDADGAALDRIRAEAARLRKSAPVSERPLSIGAMAALAYPDRIARRRPGEAPRYLLSGGKGARLAPDDPLAGAPWLVATDLDGDPSEARIRTAAPITESEIREILAPRIAWTDRCEWSGREGRVIARRQERLDALVLGERPWRDAPEEALRGAMLEGVRDLGLPMSDAAARLAARVELLRAKGAGLPDFSQAGLTESLDIWLRPFLGGVRSAADWKQFDILPALRARLDHEQQRLLDRLAPAHFTTPLGRRVPIDYTPEGPQIALRLQELFGVTQHPEAAGMALRIALLSPAGREVQVTRDLPGFWAGSYRDVRKDMRARYPRHPWPEDPAQAAPTTRAKPRR is encoded by the coding sequence ATGACTGCTCCATCCGCCCCGCCCGCCCCCCTGCCCATCGAGCCGGCCCTGCCCGGGCTGGTCGCGGCCCTGCGCCGCACGCGCCGCGCGGTGCTCGAGGCGCCCCCCGGCGCCGGCAAGACCACCCGGGTTCCCCTGGCGCTGCTCGATTCGGGGCTCATCCCCCAAGGGCAGCGTATCATCATGCTTGAACCGCGCCGCCTTGCCGCCCGCGCCGCCGCCGAGCGCATGGCCGAGACCCTGGGCGAGATCGCGGGCGGGCGCGTCGGCTATCGCATGCGCGGCGCGGTGCGGGTGTCGCGGGACACACGGATCGAGGTCGTGACCGAGGGCGTCCTGACCCGCATGCTGCAGGCGCAGCCCGACCTTCCCGGCGTCGCCTGCGTGATCTTCGACGAATTCCATGAACGGTCCCTGAACGCCGACCTCGGGCTTGCGCTCTGCCTCGAGGTCGCCGGGGCGCTGCGCGAGGATCTGCACCTCCTTGCCATGTCGGCCACGCTCGACGCCGGGCCGGTCGCGGAATTGATGCAGGCGCCGCTCGTCACCGCGCGGGGACAGAGCTTTGCGGTCAGCACCCATTGGCTCGATACGCCGCTTGCGGGCGATGCGCGCCGGCTCGATGCGCTGGCCGACCTCGTGCTCCGGGCCGAGCGCGAAAGCCGCGCCATGGGCGGCGGGCTGCTCGTCTTCCTGCCGGGCGAGCGCGAAATCCGCCGCACGACGGCCCTGCTCGCGCCACGCCTCCCTGCCGGCTGTTCCCTGCATCCGCTCTATGGGGCCCTGCCCTTTGCGCAGCAGCGGGCCGCCATTGCCCCGGCACGGACAGGGCGCAAGATCGTGCTTGCGACCTCGATCGCCGAAACCTCGCTGACCCTTCCCGATATCCGCGTCGTCGTCGATGCGGGGCTTGCGCGGCGCGCCCGCTTCGATCCCGGATCGGGCATGTCGCGCCTTGTGACCGAACCGGCGAGCCGCGCCGAAATCGCCCAGCGCCGGGGCCGCGCCGGGCGCGTGGCCGAGGGGCGCTGCTACCGGCTCTGGTCGCGGGGACAGGAAGGGGCGCTGCCCGGGTTCCCGCCGCCTGAAATCGCGGTGGCGGATCTTGCTCCGCTCGCGCTCGACCTCGCGGAATGGGGCGCGGATGCGGCCGACCTTTCCTTTCTGACGCCGCCGCCCGACACAGCACTTGCAGGCGCACGCCGGATCCTCGCACAACTGGGCGCGCTGGACGGGGCGCGCATCACCGATCACGGGCGCGTGCTTTCGGCAATGCCGCTGCATCCGCGCCTTGCGCATATGCTGATGACGGCGGGGCGTGATGCGGCGATGTTTGCTGCCCTTCTTGCCGCGCGCGATCCCCTGCGCGGCGCGCCCGCAGATCTTGCGCTGCGTCTTGCGGCCCTGAACGGACGGCACGGAGCCACCCGCCAGCCGTTCGACGCGGACGGCGCCGCGCTCGACCGGATCCGCGCCGAAGCGGCGCGGCTGCGCAAATCCGCGCCCGTCTCGGAGCGGCCGCTTTCCATCGGTGCCATGGCGGCGCTGGCCTACCCCGACCGCATCGCCCGCCGCCGCCCCGGAGAGGCGCCGCGCTATCTGCTGTCGGGCGGCAAGGGGGCAAGGCTTGCGCCCGATGATCCGCTGGCCGGAGCGCCCTGGCTCGTCGCGACCGATCTTGACGGCGATCCGAGCGAGGCGCGCATCCGAACCGCCGCCCCGATCACCGAAAGCGAGATCCGCGAAATCCTCGCGCCGCGGATCGCCTGGACTGACCGCTGCGAATGGTCGGGTCGCGAGGGGCGCGTGATCGCCCGCCGGCAGGAGCGCCTCGACGCGCTCGTGCTGGGAGAGCGGCCCTGGCGCGATGCGCCCGAAGAGGCGCTCAGGGGGGCCATGCTGGAAGGCGTGCGCGACCTCGGCCTGCCGATGAGCGATGCGGCGGCACGGCTTGCCGCACGGGTCGAGCTGCTGCGCGCAAAAGGCGCCGGTCTGCCCGATTTCTCGCAGGCGGGGCTGACGGAGTCGCTCGACATCTGGCTGCGGCCCTTTCTCGGCGGGGTCCGCAGCGCCGCCGACTGGAAACAGTTCGACATCCTGCCGGCGCTGCGGGCGCGGCTCGACCATGAACAGCAACGCCTGCTCGACCGGCTGGCCCCGGCCCATTTCACGACCCCGCTCGGGCGGCGGGTGCCGATCGACTATACCCCCGAGGGGCCGCAGATCGCGCTGCGGCTGCAGGAACTGTTCGGTGTCACGCAGCACCCCGAGGCCGCCGGGATGGCCCTGCGCATCGCGCTGCTGTCGCCCGCCGGGCGGGAGGTGCAGGTCACCCGCGACCTGCCGGGATTCTGGGCCGGATCGTACCGGGATGTGCGCAAGGACATGCGCGCGCGCTACCCCAGGCACCCCTGGCCCGAGGATCCGGCGCAGGCCGCGCCGACCACCCGCGCAAAACCACGCCGCTGA
- the meaB gene encoding methylmalonyl Co-A mutase-associated GTPase MeaB yields the protein MDISDLAERILKGERRALARAITLVESGRRDHRAAATALLERLNDSGRHSLRIGLSGTPGVGKSTFIESFGLMLTGERLRVAVLAVDPSSARTGGSILGDKTRMERLSREPLAFIRPSPSQSHLGGIARRSREAVALCEAAGFDVVLIETVGVGQSETVVAEIADLFLLLIAPAGGDELQGVKRGIMEMADLILVNKADGDLKAAAARTRSDYAGALRLLRKRPQDPEGFPAAIMVSALENSGLEKAWTRMQELAEWRREHGHWEARRAAQARYWFAQDVRNALLARLEEPRAREHMMMLSEQVARGEISPGAGAQTMLEVLGDVRPCEGGAAPIA from the coding sequence ATGGACATTTCGGACCTGGCGGAACGGATACTGAAGGGCGAGCGGCGTGCGCTGGCGCGGGCGATCACGCTGGTCGAGAGCGGGCGGCGCGATCACCGTGCCGCTGCCACCGCGCTTCTGGAGCGGCTCAACGATTCGGGGCGGCACTCGCTGCGAATCGGCCTGTCCGGCACGCCGGGGGTGGGGAAATCGACCTTTATCGAATCCTTCGGGCTCATGCTCACCGGGGAGAGGCTGCGGGTGGCTGTGCTTGCGGTCGATCCGAGCTCGGCGCGCACCGGCGGGTCGATCCTTGGCGACAAGACGCGGATGGAGCGGCTTTCGCGCGAGCCGCTGGCCTTTATCCGCCCCTCGCCGAGCCAGAGCCACCTGGGCGGCATCGCACGGCGCAGCCGCGAGGCGGTGGCGCTTTGCGAGGCGGCGGGGTTCGATGTGGTGCTGATCGAGACCGTGGGGGTCGGACAGTCCGAAACCGTGGTGGCGGAAATCGCCGATCTGTTCCTGTTGCTGATCGCGCCCGCGGGCGGGGACGAGTTGCAGGGGGTGAAGCGGGGGATCATGGAGATGGCCGACCTGATCCTTGTGAACAAGGCGGATGGCGACCTGAAGGCCGCGGCCGCGCGCACGCGCAGCGATTACGCCGGTGCGCTTCGCCTGCTGCGCAAGCGGCCGCAGGATCCCGAGGGTTTCCCGGCCGCGATCATGGTGTCGGCGCTCGAGAACAGCGGGCTTGAAAAGGCCTGGACGCGGATGCAGGAACTGGCCGAATGGCGCCGCGAGCATGGACACTGGGAGGCCCGCCGCGCCGCGCAGGCACGATACTGGTTCGCGCAGGATGTGCGCAACGCGTTGCTGGCGCGGCTCGAGGAGCCGCGCGCCCGCGAGCACATGATGATGCTGTCCGAGCAGGTGGCGCGCGGCGAGATTTCGCCCGGGGCGGGGGCGCAGACCATGCTCGAGGTGCTTGGTGACGTCCGGCCCTGCGAGGGG